From Desulfuromonas soudanensis, the proteins below share one genomic window:
- a CDS encoding endonuclease, with the protein MIAHRTSLAFLVLALLLATPSFSASTPGNTSNSSFNKAKKTLLRDVYADHLRTFYCDSGFDSKGRVTHSSGYRAKKEGKRARRLEWEHIVPAQAFGQSFTEWRQGDPACVDRKGKSFKGRNCAEKMNLTYRYMQADMHNLVPAIGEVNGLRSNYSFAMIPGEKRRFGSCDMEIESKKAEPPPEVRGDIARTYFYMEAAYPGRGIIGNKCRKMFEAWNKGDPVDAWECERSQKVAVLQGNGNPFVGGACQEAGL; encoded by the coding sequence TTGATCGCCCATCGGACCTCCCTTGCCTTCCTCGTCCTTGCGCTCCTCCTGGCGACCCCGTCTTTTTCCGCCTCCACACCCGGCAACACCAGCAACTCCTCCTTCAACAAGGCCAAAAAAACCCTTCTGAGGGACGTCTACGCCGATCATCTCCGGACCTTCTATTGCGACTCCGGCTTCGACAGCAAGGGCAGGGTGACTCACAGCAGCGGCTATCGAGCGAAGAAAGAAGGGAAGCGGGCCCGGCGCCTGGAATGGGAGCACATCGTCCCCGCCCAGGCCTTCGGCCAGTCCTTTACCGAATGGCGCCAGGGGGACCCGGCCTGTGTCGACCGCAAAGGGAAGAGCTTCAAGGGGCGCAACTGCGCCGAAAAGATGAATCTGACCTACCGTTACATGCAGGCCGACATGCACAACCTTGTCCCGGCCATCGGGGAGGTCAACGGCCTTCGCTCCAACTATTCCTTCGCCATGATCCCCGGCGAGAAGCGCAGGTTCGGTTCCTGCGACATGGAAATCGAAAGCAAAAAGGCCGAGCCGCCGCCGGAGGTCCGGGGGGACATCGCCCGCACCTACTTCTACATGGAGGCGGCCTATCCCGGCCGCGGCATAATCGGCAACAAATGCAGGAAGATGTTCGAAGCCTGGAACAAGGGCGACCCCGTCGACGCCTGGGAGTGCGAGCGCAGCCAAAAAGTGGCGGTACTGCAGGGGAACGGGAACCCCTTCGTGGGGGGCGCTTGTCAGGAGGCGGGATTGTGA
- a CDS encoding DUF2784 domain-containing protein, protein MFFRFLADLIVVIHLLFILLVVFGGLLVWWRRYLIWLHLPAVIWGVGIELLGGVCPLTPLEVRLREGAAQQGYQGGFIEHYLIPIIYPLEMTRSVQIGLGLAVLVVNLAIYAWIWRRRRSG, encoded by the coding sequence ATGTTCTTCCGGTTCCTCGCCGACCTCATCGTCGTCATTCACCTCCTCTTTATCCTGCTGGTGGTCTTCGGCGGCCTGCTGGTGTGGTGGCGGCGATACCTGATCTGGCTCCATCTGCCGGCGGTGATCTGGGGGGTGGGGATCGAGCTGCTCGGCGGGGTCTGCCCCCTGACGCCCCTCGAGGTGCGCCTGCGGGAAGGGGCGGCGCAGCAGGGGTACCAAGGGGGGTTCATCGAACACTACCTGATTCCGATCATCTATCCCCTGGAGATGACGCGCAGCGTGCAGATCGGCCTCGGCCTCGCCGTTCTGGTCGTCAACCTGGCGATTTATGCCTGGATCTGGCGCCGTCGACGCTCCGGCTGA
- a CDS encoding heavy metal translocating P-type ATPase has product MKDPVCGMTVSAEESAGTVEHQGKNFYFCSERCRDRFTADPDRYLEGTDEKSARPGESSREYTCPMHPEIVQIGPGDCPKCGMDLEPKEASLEEEGESSELKDMSRRFLVSLVLTLPVFALAMSEMIPGLKVQELLSTKVQSWIQCLLATPVVLWGGAIFFRRGWKSLVQRHLNMFTLISIGTGVAYVYSLAALLFPGAFPPSFRGPEGDVAVYFEAAAVIITLVLLGQVLELRARRATSGAIRALLGLAPKTARRVGEDGSEEDIPLDEVEKGNRLRVRPGEKVPVDGVLMEGSSSIDESMISGEPLPVKKGKGDAVTGGTLNKSGTFIMTAERVGRETMLAQIVRMVSAAQRSRAPIQGLADKVAGWFVPAVVGVSILTFILWSLFGPEPRLAHALVNAVAVLIIACPCALGLATPMSIMVGTGRGATSGVLIKNAEALETMEKIDTLVVDKTGTLTEGKPKLTAVRVQGDFSGDDLLRLAASLEQGSEHPLAESIVDAAKEKGVQLTSPDEFASVTGKGVTGKIDGRKVAVGNLKLLHELSIDPGDLPDQAETLRRKGATAMFVAIDGAPAGLLAVADPIKDSTFGAIKELQKMGLRVVMLTGDSETTARAVARELGIDDLEAEVSPDRKIEVVKALQEEGRIVAMAGDGINDAPALAQAHVGIAMGSGTEVAMESAGITLVKGDLNGIVKAVKLSRATLGNIRQNLFFAFVYNALGIPVAAGLLYPFFGLLLSPMIAAAAMSLSSVSVVANALRLRHREL; this is encoded by the coding sequence ATGAAAGACCCCGTCTGCGGCATGACGGTCTCGGCGGAGGAGTCGGCCGGGACCGTCGAACACCAGGGAAAGAACTTCTATTTCTGTTCGGAACGCTGTCGGGACAGGTTCACGGCCGATCCCGACCGCTATCTCGAAGGGACAGATGAGAAATCGGCCCGCCCCGGGGAGAGCTCGCGCGAGTACACCTGCCCGATGCATCCCGAGATTGTGCAGATCGGCCCGGGAGATTGTCCCAAGTGCGGCATGGATCTGGAGCCGAAGGAGGCCAGCCTCGAGGAGGAGGGCGAGAGCTCCGAACTCAAGGACATGTCCCGGCGCTTCCTGGTCTCCCTCGTCCTCACCCTGCCGGTCTTTGCCCTGGCCATGTCGGAGATGATTCCGGGGCTTAAGGTGCAGGAGCTCCTTTCGACGAAGGTCCAGAGCTGGATTCAGTGTCTGCTGGCGACTCCGGTGGTTCTCTGGGGGGGGGCGATCTTTTTCCGGCGCGGCTGGAAATCCCTGGTCCAGCGCCATCTCAACATGTTCACCCTCATCTCCATCGGGACCGGCGTCGCCTATGTCTACAGCCTGGCGGCGCTCTTGTTCCCCGGCGCCTTCCCCCCGTCCTTTCGCGGCCCGGAAGGAGACGTGGCGGTCTATTTCGAGGCGGCGGCGGTCATCATCACCCTGGTTCTTCTCGGCCAGGTGCTGGAACTGCGGGCCCGCCGGGCGACCAGCGGCGCCATCCGGGCGCTCCTCGGCCTGGCGCCGAAAACAGCCCGCCGCGTTGGCGAGGACGGCAGCGAGGAGGACATCCCCCTCGATGAAGTGGAAAAGGGGAACCGCCTGCGGGTGCGCCCCGGCGAAAAGGTCCCCGTCGACGGCGTTCTCATGGAGGGATCGAGTTCGATCGACGAATCGATGATCAGCGGCGAACCTCTGCCGGTAAAAAAAGGGAAGGGCGACGCCGTCACCGGCGGCACCCTGAACAAGAGCGGGACCTTCATCATGACCGCCGAGCGGGTCGGTCGCGAGACGATGCTGGCGCAGATCGTCCGGATGGTGAGCGCGGCCCAGCGGAGCCGGGCACCGATCCAGGGACTGGCCGACAAGGTGGCCGGCTGGTTCGTGCCGGCGGTCGTCGGGGTGAGCATCCTCACCTTCATTCTCTGGTCCCTCTTCGGACCCGAACCCCGACTCGCCCACGCCCTGGTCAACGCCGTGGCGGTGCTGATCATCGCCTGCCCCTGCGCCTTGGGGCTGGCCACCCCCATGTCGATCATGGTCGGCACCGGCCGGGGAGCGACGTCCGGGGTGCTGATCAAGAACGCCGAAGCGCTCGAGACCATGGAAAAAATCGACACCCTGGTAGTCGACAAGACCGGGACCCTCACCGAAGGCAAACCGAAGCTCACCGCCGTCCGGGTGCAGGGGGATTTTTCCGGGGACGACCTCCTGCGGCTCGCCGCAAGTCTCGAACAGGGGAGCGAACACCCCCTGGCCGAGTCCATCGTCGATGCGGCCAAGGAAAAGGGGGTGCAACTCACCTCCCCCGACGAGTTCGCATCGGTGACCGGCAAGGGGGTGACGGGAAAGATCGACGGCCGCAAGGTGGCCGTCGGCAACCTCAAACTCCTTCATGAGCTCTCCATCGACCCCGGCGATCTCCCCGATCAGGCGGAGACCTTGCGGCGGAAGGGGGCCACGGCGATGTTCGTGGCCATCGACGGAGCGCCGGCCGGACTCCTCGCCGTCGCCGATCCCATCAAGGACTCGACCTTCGGAGCGATCAAAGAGCTGCAGAAGATGGGGCTGCGGGTCGTCATGCTCACCGGCGACAGCGAAACCACCGCCCGCGCCGTCGCCAGGGAGTTGGGAATCGACGACCTCGAGGCCGAAGTCTCCCCCGACCGGAAGATCGAGGTGGTCAAAGCGCTGCAGGAGGAGGGGCGAATCGTCGCCATGGCCGGCGACGGCATCAACGACGCCCCGGCGCTGGCCCAGGCCCATGTCGGCATTGCCATGGGTTCGGGGACCGAGGTCGCCATGGAGAGCGCCGGCATCACCCTGGTCAAGGGGGACCTCAACGGCATCGTCAAGGCGGTCAAGCTCAGCCGCGCCACCCTGGGCAACATCCGTCAGAATCTCTTCTTCGCCTTCGTCTACAATGCCCTCGGCATCCCCGTCGCCGCCGGTCTCCTCTACCCCTTCTTCGGACTCCTGCTCAGCCCGATGATCGCCGCCGCCGCCATGAGTCTGAGCTCGGTCTCGGTGGTCGCCAACGCCCTGCGGTTGCGGCACAGGGAATTGTAA
- a CDS encoding arylesterase, producing the protein MFKGPLFRGTALALCLLFLLAACRQDPKLSPLPEDAVVLAFGDSLTFGTGAKRDESYPAVLSRLIGRRVVNAGVPGEVTAEGLARLPRVLEESRPALLILCLGGNDFLRRLDEKRARDHLRAMVRLARSQGVEVVLIAVPKLGFGLQIPDFFRQMAEKEEVLLDEKTLEKVFSDAALKSDPIHPNAAGYRQIAESLAKLLRRSGAI; encoded by the coding sequence ATGTTCAAAGGACCTCTTTTCCGCGGCACCGCCCTTGCCCTGTGCCTCCTTTTTCTCCTGGCCGCCTGCCGGCAGGACCCGAAGCTTTCGCCCCTGCCGGAGGACGCCGTGGTCCTTGCCTTCGGCGACAGCCTGACCTTCGGCACCGGGGCAAAAAGGGACGAGAGCTACCCGGCGGTCCTCTCGAGGCTCATCGGCCGCCGGGTGGTCAACGCCGGAGTGCCGGGGGAGGTGACGGCCGAAGGGCTCGCCCGTCTCCCCCGGGTGCTGGAGGAGAGCCGGCCGGCGCTCTTGATCCTTTGCCTCGGCGGCAACGACTTTCTCCGCCGTCTCGACGAAAAAAGGGCTCGGGACCACCTGCGCGCCATGGTCCGCCTGGCCCGGAGTCAAGGGGTCGAGGTCGTGCTGATCGCGGTGCCGAAGCTCGGATTCGGCCTGCAGATCCCCGATTTTTTCCGCCAGATGGCCGAGAAGGAGGAGGTCCTCCTCGACGAGAAGACCCTCGAAAAGGTTTTTTCCGACGCCGCCCTCAAATCCGACCCGATCCACCCCAACGCCGCCGGCTACCGGCAGATCGCCGAATCCCTGGCGAAGCTGTTGCGACGAAGCGGCGCGATCTAG
- a CDS encoding AMP-binding protein — MNIAEILQKQARERGEAPAIIDVRCGSDRTTTFAGLEGAAARGASLLMARGLTPGETVLVFLPMSAELYIALMALFRLGMTAMFIDPSAGREHIERCCAIRAPAALIASPRAHLLRLVIPALRCIPHHFSMGGFIPATTPWNHSNRMSPRTAITICAPETPALITFTSGSTGQPKAAVRSHGFLLEQHRVLERAIHLTPGATDLTTLPIFVLANLASGVTSLIPDADLRRPGEIRPARVLRQIDRFCPTSLAASPAFVDRLCAGVLAARPTIPGFRHVFTGGAPVFPDHLERFAATFPGAEIVAVYGSTEAEPIAHIARNELSNEEMSAMASGAGLLTGKPVVEIRAVVIAATWGVPLEAMGRDEFVARSLPSGASGEIVVSGGHVLQGYLNGVGDGETKFSVEGRVWHRTGDWGYFDARGRLWLLGRASAVIRDERGELHPFAVECAARNIQGVERAALVARNRRRILFVQRRRRASVDMEALHTALKWADLDEVRMLRAIPLDKRHNAKVDYTRLR; from the coding sequence ATGAATATCGCCGAAATTTTACAAAAACAGGCACGGGAACGAGGCGAGGCCCCGGCCATCATCGATGTGCGGTGCGGTAGCGACCGAACCACCACCTTTGCCGGTCTTGAGGGGGCGGCGGCCCGCGGTGCGTCACTCCTAATGGCTCGCGGTTTGACCCCCGGGGAGACCGTGCTGGTCTTTCTGCCGATGTCGGCAGAGCTCTACATCGCCCTGATGGCCCTCTTTCGGCTCGGGATGACCGCCATGTTCATCGACCCTTCCGCGGGGCGGGAACATATCGAGCGCTGTTGTGCCATTCGCGCCCCGGCGGCTCTGATCGCTTCCCCCCGAGCCCATCTGTTGCGCCTAGTCATCCCGGCCCTGCGATGCATCCCGCACCACTTTTCCATGGGTGGGTTCATCCCCGCCACCACTCCCTGGAACCATTCGAATCGCATGTCGCCCCGGACGGCGATCACTATTTGTGCGCCTGAAACCCCGGCCCTGATCACCTTCACCAGCGGCAGTACCGGGCAACCCAAGGCGGCGGTCCGCAGCCACGGTTTTCTTCTTGAGCAGCACCGGGTCCTGGAGCGCGCCATCCATCTCACCCCCGGCGCTACCGATCTGACCACCCTGCCGATCTTTGTCCTTGCCAACCTCGCTTCGGGGGTCACTTCCCTGATTCCGGATGCTGATCTGCGCCGTCCCGGTGAGATCCGGCCCGCCCGGGTTCTGAGGCAGATCGACCGCTTTTGCCCAACCAGCCTCGCCGCCTCACCCGCCTTTGTGGACCGTCTTTGTGCCGGAGTCCTGGCTGCCCGGCCGACAATTCCCGGTTTCCGTCACGTCTTCACCGGTGGCGCACCGGTCTTCCCCGACCATCTTGAGCGGTTTGCTGCCACCTTTCCCGGTGCCGAAATCGTCGCCGTCTACGGTTCTACCGAGGCGGAACCGATTGCCCACATTGCTCGCAACGAACTCTCAAATGAGGAGATGTCGGCCATGGCCTCCGGAGCCGGTCTGTTGACCGGAAAACCGGTGGTCGAGATCCGGGCCGTGGTCATCGCGGCGACCTGGGGTGTACCCCTCGAGGCCATGGGGAGAGATGAGTTTGTTGCCCGATCCCTGCCATCGGGAGCTTCCGGCGAGATCGTGGTCAGTGGCGGGCATGTTCTGCAGGGTTATCTGAACGGTGTCGGCGACGGGGAAACCAAGTTTTCCGTCGAGGGTAGGGTCTGGCATCGCACAGGGGATTGGGGCTATTTCGATGCCAGGGGACGATTGTGGCTCCTCGGCCGGGCATCGGCAGTCATCAGGGACGAGCGGGGAGAATTGCACCCTTTTGCCGTCGAGTGCGCGGCCAGGAATATTCAGGGGGTCGAGCGAGCGGCACTGGTGGCTCGTAACCGGCGAAGGATACTCTTTGTGCAGCGACGGCGGCGAGCTTCAGTCGATATGGAGGCGCTACACACCGCCCTGAAGTGGGCCGATCTCGATGAGGTACGCATGTTGCGCGCGATCCCCCTCGATAAAAGGCATAATGCCAAGGTCGACTACACGCGCCTGCGCTGA
- a CDS encoding DUF3419 family protein yields MQSEAARHADFSLIRYAQCWEDADILLAGLDIRPGDTCLAIASAGDNALAMLAAGAGRVIALDLNPAQLACLELRVAAYRQLSHLELLELVGSRPSRRRNELYRRCRPLLSSACRDFWDAQPAAIASGIGGAGKFERYFALFRQRLLPLVHSRATVSALLAGGEASIREKFYRKKWDTWRWRLLFQVFFSRLVMGRMGRDPSFFRYVEGNVAQRILTRTRHALTALDPADNPYLQWILTGYHATALPYALRPENFEVIRANLHRLEWRCQPLEAFLDEEGDQAIDRYNLSDIFEYMSEENYHHLLEKLHRAGRAGGRLAYWNMLAPRSRPQAMADRLHPLKPEAEKLFSQDKAFFYSAFVIEEIL; encoded by the coding sequence ATGCAGAGTGAAGCCGCCCGACATGCTGATTTTTCCCTGATCCGCTATGCCCAGTGCTGGGAGGATGCCGACATCCTGCTGGCGGGGCTGGACATCCGTCCCGGCGACACCTGCCTCGCCATCGCCTCCGCCGGAGACAATGCCCTGGCGATGCTGGCAGCCGGTGCCGGACGGGTTATCGCCCTCGACCTCAATCCTGCCCAACTGGCCTGTCTGGAACTGCGGGTGGCCGCCTACCGGCAGCTTTCCCACCTTGAGCTGCTGGAACTCGTCGGTTCCCGCCCGAGCAGGCGCCGCAATGAACTCTACCGGAGGTGCCGTCCCCTCCTCTCCAGTGCCTGTCGGGACTTCTGGGATGCCCAGCCGGCGGCCATTGCATCGGGGATCGGCGGTGCCGGCAAGTTCGAGCGTTACTTTGCCCTCTTCCGCCAGCGGCTTCTGCCGCTGGTTCATTCCCGGGCCACCGTCTCGGCTCTGCTGGCCGGTGGCGAGGCATCCATCCGGGAAAAATTCTACCGCAAAAAATGGGATACCTGGCGCTGGCGGCTTCTGTTTCAGGTCTTCTTCTCCCGCCTTGTCATGGGTCGGATGGGACGCGATCCCAGCTTCTTTCGCTACGTGGAAGGGAACGTGGCGCAGCGCATCCTCACCCGCACCCGCCATGCCCTCACCGCTCTCGATCCGGCGGATAACCCCTATCTACAGTGGATCCTCACCGGCTACCATGCCACGGCGCTCCCCTACGCCCTGCGACCGGAGAACTTCGAGGTTATCCGCGCCAACCTTCACCGGCTGGAGTGGCGCTGCCAGCCGCTGGAAGCGTTTCTCGACGAGGAAGGGGATCAGGCCATCGACCGCTACAATCTCAGCGATATCTTTGAATATATGTCCGAGGAAAATTACCATCACCTGCTGGAGAAGCTGCACCGGGCCGGCCGGGCCGGCGGCCGCCTCGCCTACTGGAACATGCTGGCACCGCGCAGCCGGCCGCAGGCGATGGCGGACCGGCTGCACCCCCTGAAACCCGAGGCCGAGAAACTCTTTAGCCAGGACAAGGCCTTTTTCTACAGCGCCTTCGTCATCGAGGAGATCCTCTGA